One Armatimonadota bacterium DNA window includes the following coding sequences:
- a CDS encoding PEP-CTERM sorting domain-containing protein has product MKKMLVVACLCVMVAFVSVPAVAAPQVVLDGSPVPVSPGVWQFNYIVKNYQSPQHINDLEVDASMCYGWIEMGCPNDWIVVMPITGPMARWVTEAAPVYAETEKSGFWVRAAVPTFYYGGAMFTYGPNHEVFATGTMALPVPEPTGLLALGSGLFGAAVIALKKRR; this is encoded by the coding sequence GTGAAAAAGATGTTAGTAGTTGCATGTCTCTGCGTCATGGTCGCGTTTGTGTCGGTCCCCGCCGTGGCCGCGCCGCAGGTCGTCCTGGACGGCTCGCCGGTCCCGGTCTCACCCGGTGTCTGGCAGTTCAACTACATCGTCAAGAACTACCAGAGTCCTCAGCACATCAATGATCTCGAGGTGGACGCTTCGATGTGCTATGGCTGGATCGAGATGGGCTGCCCCAATGACTGGATAGTCGTGATGCCGATCACGGGTCCGATGGCGCGGTGGGTCACGGAGGCTGCTCCGGTCTACGCGGAGACCGAAAAGTCCGGCTTCTGGGTCAGGGCTGCCGTTCCGACGTTCTACTACGGAGGAGCCATGTTCACCTACGGTCCGAACCACGAGGTGTTCGCTACGGGCACGATGGCGCTGCCGGTGCCTGAGCCGACCGGGCTGCTCGCGCTGGGAAGCGGGCTGTTCGGCGCGGCGGTGATAGCGCTGAAAAAGCGCAGGTAA